The stretch of DNA AACACAAGTACTAAACATTACAACATTCGCGATTAAGGCACCGACAAACCCCAACCGATTCAGACCAATGAATAACGAAATTTTACATAGGAGACTGATCAGCGGAAAATGAATTAGATATAACGAATAGGATGCATCGCCCAGAGTCTGAAGCCATTTGTTACCTAAGACGGTTTGACCGGCATTCTCTGCATTGACCAGACCAAATATAATGCTACTGCTAGCGACGCCATATAAGATGATTATTTGATTTGCCAGCAGATTACTGCCGAGCACGACATCTAAAGATATCAAGGCAAACATGACCGTACCGACGATCGCATAAAGCATCGGATTTCGAACCTTGAATTTATCCGAATTGCACAATAATGCAACGCTAATTCCCATCGCAAATAACAAAACATAGTCTTTGGCAAGAAACGATAAGGGAAATGCCAGAGGTGAGATTACCGCATTATGGAAATATAGCCATGATATGAGACCAGCGAGACCAACCCCCAACCATCGATTGACGATTAAAGCCGCAAAAAACAGATAGAAAACAATTTCATACTGTAAGGTCCAGGCCACAATCAGCACCGGTGATCCGGTACCACCAGCAACCATCTTATCCATCGGTATCAGGAGCAGTGATTTTGCAATTAAAAGCAAATCATCTGGAACCCCATTGCGTAGAGCTGGGACCGCAAGCCCAATAATAAATACAGGGACAAAGACTATCCAATATATTGGATATACCCGAACGAACCGCTTCTTCAAATAGTTCATGAGCCGAGCCGGCTGAGAAATTTCCTGACGATGTGCCAGCCAGATAATAAAACCGCTCAGCACAAAGAAAAATTCAACCGAATAGCGGCCAAATGAAAATGGAATCGAAAAAGCATCAATGGCAAAGTATTT from Romeriopsis navalis LEGE 11480 encodes:
- a CDS encoding acyltransferase family protein; amino-acid sequence: MRKYQSLQASRGIAASLVVLYHLGKSLAAEKYFAIDAFSIPFSFGRYSVEFFFVLSGFIIWLAHRQEISQPARLMNYLKKRFVRVYPIYWIVFVPVFIIGLAVPALRNGVPDDLLLIAKSLLLIPMDKMVAGGTGSPVLIVAWTLQYEIVFYLFFAALIVNRWLGVGLAGLISWLYFHNAVISPLAFPLSFLAKDYVLLFAMGISVALLCNSDKFKVRNPMLYAIVGTVMFALISLDVVLGSNLLANQIIILYGVASSSIIFGLVNAENAGQTVLGNKWLQTLGDASYSLYLIHFPLISLLCKISLFIGLNRLGFVGALIANVVMFSTCVAVSIAFHLWVEKPFLGMFRSRKPAVTPQETPAKVQKKRVVGVLRR